In Bradyrhizobium sp. WD16, the genomic stretch CGCCGGCGAAGTATCTGTAGGGCGCTTGTTCAGTGGCGGCGATCGGCAGTCGATCGGATTTGGCGAGGGGAAGGTCCTGTTCGATATTCGCTGTCGAGGCTGCGACCGGCCGCAACGCGTCCTGTTTGGGCATCAGCGCAATGCTTGCCTTCAGCGCCACCAGCGCGCAGAAGCTGATCAGAAAATACAGGGCGAGCCAAATCGATCTCACCATTACGCCACTCCGAATTACGCCACTCCGAACAGAACTCGGATCAGTCGTGGATGTCGTTCGCGTGTTCCTGCGGCCTCTATCGTCAATTTTACCGTTAATTGAGGCTATCCGTCGCGCAATCCGACGTTCTTGACTACCAGCGTCAGATCAAAAAACGCACCAAAGTCATAATCTGGCATTTATGCGCAGAAGAGGGAAGGCGCGTCCTCAGCCGGTCCCGCGGCGGCGGGCCTCCGGGCCAGAGCATGTCACCCTACCTGCGCAAGGTGATCGATGTAAGGGCCCGGCCGACAAGCCCAGCGTGTGGGCGATGGAATGATCGCCTGTCCGGCATCTGCGGCATTCCCCTCCACATCCGGCGCGCGCCGATCCGCCAGTCGACTTCGATTTCGAAACTGACGGCCATGTTCCCGGCACGCGCGCGCCGCCGGACCATTCCCTGGTGAATGTCGGGCGCGATGGCCTCGTCATCCAACCAAGGCGCGTTCCTCTACGACGGGGCGCGCTTCTCCCTGCAAGATCCTCGCGCCAGGGCCGCCCGGTCGGTCGCCGGGTTGACGGAGATCGGAGTGGGCGAGCCTTGATCAGCCGCCGGCTGAAATCGTCCGGCGGCGGCGGTCCACGATACAGGCGAGCGCCCAGGTGAGCCGGGCGAGGGTGGCGCAGGCGAGAATGGTAAGCGTCATCGGATATGCCGTCGCATTCTGGGTCTGGGAGACGACGGCACTGGCGGCGAAGGCGCAGGCAAATTGCAGCACGCCAATCAGCGCCGAGCCGCTGCCGCTCGCGCTGCCGGCAGCAGCCATGGCGATCGCCGTGGCATTGGCGCCGATGAATCCGACCGAAGCGATGGTGAGCCAGAGGGGGATGAACATCACCCACAGGCTGTGGCTGCCGGCAGCGGCGATCAGGATCAGGGAGGCAACCACATTGGCGGTCAGCGCCGCACTGAGCAGCGTCGCCGTGCTCCAGCGGCTCAGGGCCGAGCGGTTGACCTGGGCGGCGATCACAAGGCCGAGGGCGACGAGGCCGAAGAGATAGCCGAAACTCCGCTCGCCGACGTGATGAAGCTGGATCAGTACGAAGGGCGAGCCGCTGATGAAGGCAAACATGCAGCCGAGGGCGAAACCGCCGGCGAGCGTCGGCAGCAGGAAGCTGTGGTTGCGCAGCAGTCGCCCATAGTCCGCGAGCCCCGCGGACAGCGGCGTGCGGCTGCGCTTGGCGGCGGGCAGCGTCTCCGGCAGCAGCAGGAAAGTGAGGAGGCCGCAGCCGGTGCCGATGATCAGGATCACGACAAAAATCGCCCGCCAGGAAGCGACCGCGAGAATGATGCCGCCGATGCCCGGCGCGACGATCGGCATCATGGTCATGACGATCATGAGCAGCGACAGGGCGCGTGCGCCCTCGGTCTCGTCATAGAGGTCGTTGACGATGGCCCGTCCGACCACCATGCCGGCGCATCCGCCGACCGCCTCGACGAACCGCGCCGCGGTGAACAGGTTGATATCGGTGGTGACGAGGCAGACCAGCGTCCCGGCGATGTAGATTGCGATCCCGGCGAGCAGCGGTCCACGCCGGCCGTAGCGGTCGATGACCGGACCGTAGAGCGCCTGGCCGAGCGCCAGCCCGAGGAAGAACACCGACAGAGTGATCTGCACCCGGTCGTCGCCGACGCCGAAGGACTGGGCCAGGAGGGGGAAGCCGGGAAGGTAGAGGTCGGTGGCGAGCGGCGCGAACGCGGACAAAAGGCCGAGAATGACCACAAGCAGCTGCGGCGAGGTTGGCGCGCGATCATGGGCTGCGGTCACCGTCATGCGGATCAGGTGCTCCTGGCGAGGCCGGATCGATACCCATAGGCCATCGCGCCGATCGTCAGCTTGACCCGGATCAATCGGCCGGTGCCGATCCGGCCGCGGTTGCGGGATGCTGACAGTCTGATGCAAGTCCGCGGAGCGGTCAGGGATCGGCGGTCCGATACCGCGACCGCACGGGCGGTCATCGCCGGCCCCAGGCGATTCCGGCCCAGATCCTTTCGTGCAGGTAATACCATGCGATCTTGGTGATGATCTCGAGCCCGGCGATGGACCCTGCCATGGCGACGCGCCCGGTCATCACCCAGCTGATCACGAAGGTGTCCATCGTGCCGAGGGTGCGCCAGCTCAGTGCCTTGATCACCGAGCGGGTGTGGGTTTCCCGGCCCTGAAAAATGAGCACATGTTCCTCCCAGCCCTCGGGCGCCGCCGAGCAGGGCGTCGTCCATCAATGGGAATGTGGCCGAGAAGTTTTGGCAAGGGGAAAGCACCCGCTTCGGCGAGGTTTCAGTTGCGCCGCG encodes the following:
- a CDS encoding multidrug effflux MFS transporter: MTVTAAHDRAPTSPQLLVVILGLLSAFAPLATDLYLPGFPLLAQSFGVGDDRVQITLSVFFLGLALGQALYGPVIDRYGRRGPLLAGIAIYIAGTLVCLVTTDINLFTAARFVEAVGGCAGMVVGRAIVNDLYDETEGARALSLLMIVMTMMPIVAPGIGGIILAVASWRAIFVVILIIGTGCGLLTFLLLPETLPAAKRSRTPLSAGLADYGRLLRNHSFLLPTLAGGFALGCMFAFISGSPFVLIQLHHVGERSFGYLFGLVALGLVIAAQVNRSALSRWSTATLLSAALTANVVASLILIAAAGSHSLWVMFIPLWLTIASVGFIGANATAIAMAAAGSASGSGSALIGVLQFACAFAASAVVSQTQNATAYPMTLTILACATLARLTWALACIVDRRRRTISAGG
- a CDS encoding DUF2061 domain-containing protein; amino-acid sequence: MLIFQGRETHTRSVIKALSWRTLGTMDTFVISWVMTGRVAMAGSIAGLEIITKIAWYYLHERIWAGIAWGRR